A part of Carassius carassius chromosome 4, fCarCar2.1, whole genome shotgun sequence genomic DNA contains:
- the ptcd2 gene encoding pentatricopeptide repeat-containing protein 2, mitochondrial isoform X1, with protein sequence MALRGLNACARVMLTNPSRAAVLRGAIQSDCFKCRHGAKRYLLSEDVVKLQDFQQRKLAIAHQVSGSKGYYFDTVNQKMEKKQLILKDELKILLYLCQSAEDVFVARNAIYRYHEENRNMAFGEFKFGPLFMRLCYELGLEELGARTLTDPALKGFFSDSTSFNIAIDMLFIKEGYKSGLEVVGEMKKQGVQFNKDTFMLAFATCYKLNTPKSYHICLTLLEEGQTKGNLIPRHAYCFATALALKQNDIERAQAFYSQIMSTDSRLCQNLRVLILAMKGSMKEAVSALTTALVSKTTVFVKKPEFSQEVINVLRSKSAGGLWEGKVEQVVRPLEEAGQITKLTIDDLLCHTPSRRRRPLGILEQERKTSRRTRRTLQSTLLLE encoded by the exons ATGGCGCTGCGAGGACTGAACGCCTGCGCCCGTGTTATGCTGACCAATCCGTCCAGAGCAGCAGTGCTTCGAGGAGCCATACAATCAGACTGTTTCAAATGTCGACATGGAG CTAAACGGTATCTCTTGTCTGAAGATGTGGTGAAGCTGCAGGATTTCCAGCAGAGGAAACTTGCCATTGCCCACCAAGTGTCAGGATCAAAAG GTTATTACTTTGATACAGTAAATcagaaaatggagaaaaaacagcTCATTTTGAAGGATGAATTAAAAATACTTCTGTATTTATGCCAGTCTGCTGAAGATGTTTTTGTGGCGAGAAATGCTATTTACAG GTACCATGAAGAGAATCGTAACATGGCATTTGGGGAATTCAAATTTGGCCCTCTTTTCATGAGGTTATGCTATGAGCTGGGTTTAGAGGAGCTGGGAGCCAGAACTCTGACAGATCCA GCTCTCAAAGGATTCTTTTCAGACTCCACCTCCTTTAATATTGCTATCGACATGCTTTTCATTAAAGAGGGTTACAAAA GTGGCCTGGAGGTGGTGGGAGAAATGAAAAAACAAGGAGTGCAGTTCAACAAAGACACCTTCATGCTAGCCTTTGCTACTTGTTATAAACTG AACACCCCAAAGTCATATCATATCTGTCTGACCCTGCTGGAAGAAGGTCAGACAAAAGGCAACCTCATCCCTCGACATGCTTATTGCTTTGCAACTGCTCTTGCTCTCAAACAG AATGATATAGAGAGAGCCCAGGCATTCTACTCTCAGATCATGAGCACGGACAGTCGGCTATGCCAGAACCTAAGG GTTCTCATATTGGCTATGAAAGGGTCCATGAAAGAAGCAGTCTCTGCCCTCACGACAGCCCTAGTGTCAAAGACTACAGTGTTTGTGAAGAAACCAGAGTTTTCTCAGGAAGTG ATTAATGTATTGAGGAGCAAGAGTGCTGGTGGACTTTGGGAGGGGAAGGTGGAGCAGGTGGTGAGACCATTAGAGGAGGCCGGCCAGATCACCAAGTTGACCATCGATGATTTGCTGTGTCACACTCCCTCTAGGAGGAGGAGGCCTCTGGGAATATTGGAACAGGAAAGAAAGACCAGCCGAAGAACTCGCAGAACTCTGCAGTCCACACTACTGTTAGAGTAA
- the ptcd2 gene encoding pentatricopeptide repeat-containing protein 2, mitochondrial isoform X2, whose translation MALRGLNACARVMLTNPSRAAVLRGAIQSDCFKCRHGDVVKLQDFQQRKLAIAHQVSGSKGYYFDTVNQKMEKKQLILKDELKILLYLCQSAEDVFVARNAIYRYHEENRNMAFGEFKFGPLFMRLCYELGLEELGARTLTDPALKGFFSDSTSFNIAIDMLFIKEGYKSGLEVVGEMKKQGVQFNKDTFMLAFATCYKLNTPKSYHICLTLLEEGQTKGNLIPRHAYCFATALALKQNDIERAQAFYSQIMSTDSRLCQNLRVLILAMKGSMKEAVSALTTALVSKTTVFVKKPEFSQEVINVLRSKSAGGLWEGKVEQVVRPLEEAGQITKLTIDDLLCHTPSRRRRPLGILEQERKTSRRTRRTLQSTLLLE comes from the exons ATGGCGCTGCGAGGACTGAACGCCTGCGCCCGTGTTATGCTGACCAATCCGTCCAGAGCAGCAGTGCTTCGAGGAGCCATACAATCAGACTGTTTCAAATGTCGACATGGAG ATGTGGTGAAGCTGCAGGATTTCCAGCAGAGGAAACTTGCCATTGCCCACCAAGTGTCAGGATCAAAAG GTTATTACTTTGATACAGTAAATcagaaaatggagaaaaaacagcTCATTTTGAAGGATGAATTAAAAATACTTCTGTATTTATGCCAGTCTGCTGAAGATGTTTTTGTGGCGAGAAATGCTATTTACAG GTACCATGAAGAGAATCGTAACATGGCATTTGGGGAATTCAAATTTGGCCCTCTTTTCATGAGGTTATGCTATGAGCTGGGTTTAGAGGAGCTGGGAGCCAGAACTCTGACAGATCCA GCTCTCAAAGGATTCTTTTCAGACTCCACCTCCTTTAATATTGCTATCGACATGCTTTTCATTAAAGAGGGTTACAAAA GTGGCCTGGAGGTGGTGGGAGAAATGAAAAAACAAGGAGTGCAGTTCAACAAAGACACCTTCATGCTAGCCTTTGCTACTTGTTATAAACTG AACACCCCAAAGTCATATCATATCTGTCTGACCCTGCTGGAAGAAGGTCAGACAAAAGGCAACCTCATCCCTCGACATGCTTATTGCTTTGCAACTGCTCTTGCTCTCAAACAG AATGATATAGAGAGAGCCCAGGCATTCTACTCTCAGATCATGAGCACGGACAGTCGGCTATGCCAGAACCTAAGG GTTCTCATATTGGCTATGAAAGGGTCCATGAAAGAAGCAGTCTCTGCCCTCACGACAGCCCTAGTGTCAAAGACTACAGTGTTTGTGAAGAAACCAGAGTTTTCTCAGGAAGTG ATTAATGTATTGAGGAGCAAGAGTGCTGGTGGACTTTGGGAGGGGAAGGTGGAGCAGGTGGTGAGACCATTAGAGGAGGCCGGCCAGATCACCAAGTTGACCATCGATGATTTGCTGTGTCACACTCCCTCTAGGAGGAGGAGGCCTCTGGGAATATTGGAACAGGAAAGAAAGACCAGCCGAAGAACTCGCAGAACTCTGCAGTCCACACTACTGTTAGAGTAA